One window of Botrimarina mediterranea genomic DNA carries:
- a CDS encoding sodium:solute symporter family transporter gives MAGAYLNALDGVVIALYLGVLLILGVYLQGRASAGLRHYLVGDRSMPWWMLGVSGVMDFWDLAGSMVIVSFLFLLGPQGLFVEFRGGAVLVLAVTMLWTGKWRRRSGCITSAEWMLFRFGDNRAGRAAQLARVVAGIAITTGLIAYLAKSAGLFLSMFLPLTPAQCAMLLIGTATIYSMFSGFYGVVIIHALQFLIVLIAAAAIIYLCVSQTPDFAALQDVAAQVTGNPDWGATLPAVRVAMPAGYEAYEPLLLLAGLYLLRNVLFGMGAGDDPKYFAAKSDVDCAKLSLLWITLIAVRWPTMMAIAVLGVVAVGAALPDPAAVREAVAAVNAAYPDGDWDQITARIAASRATAPTELTNDLRQALGDDWPTRLQLTTRQGTVNPERVVPAVLLYAIPPGLRSLVIVSLMAAAMAGFGAWINQAAGLFTNDFYLKHVRPAAPVREQINVTWAFILAIVTAGLTFAYSATNINDIWSWIIMGLGGGMIFPQMLPLYWRRFNGFGYAAGMIAGLTAALAQRTAASMLPPVYEVLNEEWCMLLVISVVSLIAAVTGSCLTSPTPAAVLQDFFNRTRPFGWWRREREFLPRAQQAAINAENLRDLLALPVALTYQVAIFLAPMLLVVQKWTHAGVCFAVALAAFAILYYAWLAPMEQTTPQEDLL, from the coding sequence ATGGCGGGCGCCTACCTCAACGCGCTAGACGGCGTCGTTATCGCGCTCTACCTGGGCGTGCTCTTGATCCTCGGCGTGTATCTCCAAGGACGCGCCAGCGCCGGCTTGCGGCACTACCTGGTGGGCGACCGCTCGATGCCATGGTGGATGCTTGGCGTCTCGGGGGTGATGGACTTCTGGGACCTAGCCGGCTCGATGGTCATCGTCTCGTTCCTCTTCCTCTTGGGGCCGCAGGGGTTGTTCGTCGAGTTCCGCGGCGGCGCCGTGCTGGTGCTTGCGGTAACGATGCTGTGGACCGGCAAATGGCGGCGGCGTTCGGGCTGTATCACCAGCGCCGAGTGGATGCTCTTTCGCTTCGGCGACAACAGGGCAGGGCGGGCCGCACAGCTGGCGCGCGTCGTCGCCGGAATCGCCATCACGACGGGGCTGATCGCTTACCTAGCGAAGAGCGCCGGACTGTTCCTTTCAATGTTCCTGCCGCTAACGCCGGCGCAATGCGCGATGCTGCTCATCGGCACGGCGACCATTTACTCGATGTTCTCGGGCTTCTACGGCGTGGTGATCATCCACGCGCTGCAGTTCTTGATCGTGCTCATAGCCGCTGCGGCGATCATCTACTTGTGTGTGAGTCAGACGCCCGACTTCGCCGCCCTGCAGGACGTGGCGGCACAGGTGACCGGCAACCCGGATTGGGGAGCAACGCTCCCCGCGGTGCGCGTCGCCATGCCGGCGGGCTACGAAGCGTATGAGCCGCTGCTGCTGCTCGCCGGCTTGTATTTGCTGCGTAACGTGCTGTTCGGCATGGGCGCCGGCGACGACCCCAAGTACTTCGCCGCAAAGAGCGACGTCGATTGTGCAAAGCTGAGCCTGCTGTGGATCACGCTGATCGCCGTGCGCTGGCCGACGATGATGGCGATCGCGGTTCTGGGCGTCGTCGCAGTGGGCGCCGCATTGCCCGACCCCGCAGCGGTGCGTGAAGCGGTCGCAGCCGTCAACGCCGCCTATCCCGATGGGGATTGGGACCAGATCACGGCTCGCATCGCCGCTTCTCGTGCGACGGCGCCTACCGAACTCACCAACGATCTCCGGCAGGCATTGGGCGACGACTGGCCAACTCGCCTGCAACTCACCACGCGCCAAGGGACGGTGAACCCCGAACGGGTCGTCCCCGCCGTGTTGCTCTACGCTATCCCGCCGGGGTTGCGTAGCCTCGTCATCGTTTCGCTGATGGCGGCGGCAATGGCGGGCTTCGGCGCCTGGATCAATCAAGCGGCCGGACTCTTCACGAACGATTTTTATCTGAAGCACGTGCGTCCCGCGGCGCCGGTGCGCGAGCAGATCAACGTCACGTGGGCGTTCATCCTCGCCATCGTCACCGCGGGACTCACCTTTGCTTACTCGGCAACGAACATCAACGACATCTGGTCGTGGATCATCATGGGGCTCGGCGGCGGGATGATCTTTCCCCAAATGCTGCCGCTCTACTGGCGCCGCTTCAACGGCTTTGGGTACGCGGCCGGCATGATCGCGGGCCTAACAGCTGCGCTCGCGCAGCGAACCGCCGCCTCAATGCTCCCACCCGTCTACGAAGTGCTGAACGAAGAGTGGTGCATGCTGCTGGTGATCAGTGTCGTCTCGTTGATCGCGGCGGTCACGGGTTCCTGCCTAACGTCGCCGACACCCGCCGCCGTGCTCCAAGACTTCTTTAATCGGACGAGACCGTTCGGATGGTGGAGGCGCGAGCGCGAGTTTTTGCCACGGGCACAACAAGCAGCGATCAACGCCGAAAACCTACGTGACCTTCTAGCGCTGCCAGTCGCGCTGACCTAC